The proteins below come from a single Chryseobacterium capnotolerans genomic window:
- a CDS encoding ParB/RepB/Spo0J family partition protein has translation MKDKKRAMGRGLGAILSAESKATVNSATDEGADKFVGNIVEVALEDIYPNPTQPRTYFDEKALEELAQSIKNLGIIQPITLRKDGEKFEIISGERRYRASKIAGLTTVPAYIRLVNDQELLEMALVENIQREDLDAIEIALTYHRLLEEIGLTQENLSQRIGKDRSTITNSIRLLRLNPDIQNAIRSGEISAGHGRAIISLESEENQQILFDLIIKEKLNVRQAEQAAAALKNPKSPAAKKANAELSNNYKRAQKTIADILDVKVEIKASGNGKKGKIVLDFKNEEELEYILSHIK, from the coding sequence ATGAAGGACAAAAAAAGAGCCATGGGACGCGGCTTGGGCGCCATTTTAAGTGCAGAATCCAAAGCAACTGTAAATTCAGCTACTGATGAGGGAGCTGATAAGTTTGTGGGAAATATTGTAGAAGTTGCGCTTGAAGATATATATCCGAACCCGACGCAGCCGAGAACTTATTTTGATGAGAAAGCATTAGAAGAATTAGCACAGTCTATTAAAAACTTAGGGATCATCCAACCGATTACCTTAAGAAAAGACGGTGAGAAATTTGAGATCATATCCGGGGAAAGACGTTACAGAGCAAGTAAAATTGCAGGATTAACAACTGTTCCTGCTTATATCCGATTGGTAAATGATCAGGAACTTCTGGAGATGGCTCTTGTTGAAAATATCCAGAGAGAAGATCTTGATGCCATCGAAATTGCCCTTACTTATCACAGACTTTTAGAAGAAATAGGTCTTACGCAGGAAAATCTTAGCCAGAGGATAGGTAAAGACAGAAGTACCATTACCAATTCAATCAGATTGTTAAGATTGAATCCGGATATTCAGAATGCGATCAGAAGCGGTGAAATTTCTGCAGGACACGGTAGAGCAATCATCAGTCTTGAAAGCGAAGAAAATCAACAGATTTTATTTGATCTGATTATTAAAGAAAAATTGAATGTACGCCAGGCCGAACAAGCTGCCGCAGCATTGAAAAATCCAAAATCTCCAGCTGCTAAAAAAGCAAATGCGGAGTTATCCAATAACTATAAAAGAGCTCAGAAGACCATTGCTGACATCCTGGATGTAAAAGTAGAAATCAAGGCTTCTGGAAATGGTAAAAAAGGTAAAATTGTTCTGGACTTCAAAAATGAAGAAGAGCTGGAATATATTTTATCCCATATTAAATAA
- a CDS encoding ParA family protein, protein MAKIIGIANQKGGVGKTTTAVNLAAALGVLEKKILIIDADPQANATSGLGVEDVQYSTYNLLEHSADTRACIKRTATPNLDIIPSHIDLVAAEIELVDKEDREYMLKKALASVRDDYDYIIIDCAPSLGLITVNALTAADSVIIPIQCEYFALEGLGKLLNTVKNVQKIHNKDLGIEGLLLTMYDSRLRLSNQVVEEVNLHFPEMVFETIISRNVRLSEAPSFGESILNYDAESKGAVQYIQLAEEVLLKNENLVKN, encoded by the coding sequence ATGGCAAAAATCATAGGTATTGCTAATCAAAAAGGTGGGGTAGGAAAAACTACTACCGCTGTAAACTTAGCAGCAGCATTAGGAGTATTGGAAAAGAAAATATTGATCATTGACGCTGACCCTCAGGCCAATGCTACATCTGGTTTGGGAGTAGAAGATGTTCAGTATTCCACCTATAATCTACTAGAGCATAGTGCAGATACAAGAGCATGTATCAAAAGAACGGCAACGCCGAATCTGGATATCATTCCATCACACATTGACCTGGTAGCAGCAGAGATCGAATTGGTAGACAAAGAAGATCGCGAATATATGCTGAAAAAAGCCTTGGCCAGTGTAAGAGATGATTATGACTATATCATTATCGACTGTGCACCGAGTTTAGGTTTGATTACAGTAAATGCACTTACTGCAGCAGATTCTGTGATTATCCCGATCCAGTGCGAGTATTTTGCATTAGAAGGACTTGGGAAACTCCTGAACACCGTTAAAAATGTTCAGAAGATCCACAACAAAGATCTTGGAATCGAAGGTCTTCTGCTTACTATGTATGACAGCAGATTAAGACTGTCTAACCAGGTAGTGGAAGAAGTAAACCTTCACTTCCCGGAAATGGTTTTTGAAACCATCATCAGCAGAAACGTAAGACTGAGTGAAGCACCAAGTTTCGGAGAAAGTATCCTGAATTATGATGCAGAAAGTAAAGGAGCAGTTCAGTACATTCAGTTAGCTGAAGAAGTTCTTTTAAAGAACGAAAACTTAGTAAAGAATTAA